GAAATTTATAAAAAGAGCTGTGAAAATAAATTAGGCTTTGGATGCGGTGCTGTAGGTAGACTATATGAAAACGGCACTAAATCTATCAAAAAAGATTTAAAAATAGCTATTGATGTTTATGAAAAAGGTTGCGAGTACGGAGATGATGTTTCTTGCTTAAAAGGCGGTCTTATATACAGCAAAGGCATGGATAAGGTAGCTAAAGATTTGCAAAAAGCCAAAGATCTCTTATCAAAAGGTTGCAAATACGGCAACGAACAAGCTTGTAACAACGTTAATTCACTAAAATAATATATAAGTAAAATTTGAGTGAAAGTTCATTTCACTCAAATTTATAATTAATTAAAAGAGTCCTTTTATAAGATCTTTTATCACATCATTTTTATTTATTCCGCCGGTAGAATTTGTTTCATTGCTGTCACTCTTTGACTTGCCAAGCTTTTTATCTAAAAATCTATCTAGCTCTTTTAGTGCCTTGCCTTTGATATAATCAGAGCTAATATTGTACTTAGGATTATCGCTTGCTCCAGTTATATTGATAGCTATATCTGTTTTTTCATAATTCATCTTTACTGGTACATTTATAGCTTTTGTTACGGTATTAAATTTACCGTTTGTGACGTTTATTTGACTTCTTGTAGCATTCATATCGGCATTGAAGTCTATTAAATTTTTATCTATAGTTCCGTAAATTTTGCTGTTTCTGTAAATTTCATCGGTAATATCTCTACCTGTAAAAGTCGCTATAGTCTGAGTAAAATTATTTTTGACAAGTCTTCCTTCATCTACTAAAACATTAAATTTACCGATTTGTGTGGCAAGGTTGTAATCTGCAGCCATATCGCCGATTCCGTTATAAATATTGTCAAAACCTAACATATCAGTTAGCCCTTTGGCTGTAAATTTAGTTAAATTTACTACAAGTTTATTGTCTTTGAGATTTGCGTTAAGATCTCCATTAAATAGCTTGGAGCTTATATTTGCACTCAAATTCTCACCTTGCTTTTGAGCATCTCCTTTTAAATTTATCGGTCCGTATAGAACGCGATCTGTTAAAAAGCTTATATTTTTAAGTTCTGGTATATCAAGTTCAAATACGCTTTTTAGGCTGTTTTGATTTATATCAAAGCTACCTTTAGTATTTTTTACTTCAATAAGATTTTTGCCGTTATTTGCTAGCAAATTTGCTATTACGTCAAAATTTGCTATGCTTTTTTGTATATTTACATCTGTATTGGCACTAAATTTAAGTCCAGATGGAAGCTTTTTTTCTAGTA
This Campylobacter sp. RM16192 DNA region includes the following protein-coding sequences:
- a CDS encoding tetratricopeptide repeat protein, whose amino-acid sequence is MKKTIFCLAAACSFAFSMGSDSHVGPVLDEAVLAGEYEKSAKAFEQSCEKGHMFNCYNLASFYENGRGVLKDEKKALEIYKKSCENKLGFGCGAVGRLYENGTKSIKKDLKIAIDVYEKGCEYGDDVSCLKGGLIYSKGMDKVAKDLQKAKDLLSKGCKYGNEQACNNVNSLK